One Ignavibacteriales bacterium genomic region harbors:
- a CDS encoding T9SS type A sorting domain-containing protein — MDKRVPLDTLGHGIDVKKGDAFFITMDITSPNYHVTDFATRMRAWGSDGPISTTDENYPSRVWKFYEHDSGPSNCAGVPTALVKRGWVARGPFEDDTLYTSAYNWWYSMRVRTNIPPVIPYYSWEGGITDSESLQINFLKLCSLDDSDKIGSYWVYYQRDQKLFDSIKATINSDSILQVIIPPFPSGSVVQWYYKYFGLDSIIGISNTVRFVVVGLKQNGYSLDTTAVYDWVEADTTFVRLTQFFQRPPNTNSYLDPLDDGTSGPVDIGFPFTFFGEQLQYAWVGVDGAISLTASLIDTQHINLNGYTGNWDIPGSQRQPTGLPGNFIVPYYRDFQLDKIMGDPPLLYSMIRYKTEPEIFTIEWNFNSSTWYSNNNGIFRLILDKSDSSISFVYKTVDSIGTNRPILVGFEKDSLSWFHVCRYGLPIPYTPRPQTVFKFSPSTIVAVKDKSFELPSTFAIEQNYPNPFNLVTEIRYQISSRSHVKLVIYDVLGREVATVVDEMQDAGFKSVSWDASKTPSGVYFYKLNADRYVATKKMVLTR; from the coding sequence ATGGATAAACGCGTTCCCCTTGATACACTTGGACATGGGATTGATGTAAAAAAAGGTGATGCATTTTTTATTACTATGGATATAACCTCACCTAATTATCATGTGACAGATTTCGCTACGAGGATGCGAGCATGGGGTTCAGATGGTCCAATCAGCACAACAGATGAGAACTATCCGTCTCGTGTTTGGAAATTTTACGAGCATGATAGCGGTCCATCAAATTGCGCAGGCGTTCCAACAGCTTTAGTGAAACGCGGTTGGGTCGCACGAGGTCCTTTTGAGGATGACACTCTTTATACTTCTGCATACAATTGGTGGTATTCGATGAGGGTAAGAACTAATATACCACCTGTAATTCCTTATTATTCTTGGGAAGGTGGTATCACCGATAGTGAATCACTACAAATAAATTTTCTCAAACTCTGTTCACTTGATGATTCTGACAAAATAGGAAGTTATTGGGTTTATTATCAACGAGATCAAAAACTATTCGATTCGATAAAGGCAACAATAAATAGCGACAGCATTCTTCAAGTAATAATTCCACCATTTCCTTCCGGTTCTGTTGTACAATGGTATTATAAGTATTTTGGACTTGACAGCATTATCGGTATTTCGAATACAGTTCGTTTCGTAGTCGTTGGTTTAAAACAAAATGGTTACTCGCTTGATACCACAGCAGTATATGATTGGGTTGAAGCAGATACCACATTTGTACGATTGACACAATTCTTCCAGCGTCCACCAAACACAAATTCTTATTTAGATCCGTTAGATGATGGCACAAGCGGGCCAGTTGATATTGGATTTCCTTTTACTTTCTTTGGAGAACAGTTACAATATGCCTGGGTTGGCGTCGATGGTGCCATTTCTCTTACAGCATCGTTAATAGATACTCAACATATAAATTTAAACGGTTATACTGGAAACTGGGATATTCCTGGTTCTCAGAGACAACCTACAGGTCTACCAGGTAATTTTATTGTACCATATTACAGAGATTTTCAACTGGATAAAATAATGGGTGATCCACCTCTTCTTTATTCGATGATCAGATATAAAACGGAGCCTGAAATTTTCACGATAGAGTGGAATTTCAATTCATCTACATGGTATTCAAATAATAATGGAATATTCCGGTTAATACTTGATAAAAGTGATTCGTCGATATCATTCGTTTACAAAACTGTCGACTCGATCGGAACAAATCGACCAATTTTAGTCGGCTTTGAAAAAGATTCACTCTCATGGTTCCATGTTTGCCGGTATGGTTTGCCGATTCCATACACACCACGCCCCCAAACTGTCTTTAAATTTTCACCATCAACGATTGTAGCTGTCAAAGATAAATCATTCGAATTGCCATCTACATTCGCAATTGAGCAAAACTACCCCAATCCTTTCAACCTCGTAACTGAGATTCGATACCAGATATCCAGTAGGAGTCATGTAAAGTTGGTTATATACGATGTGCTCGGACGTGAAGTGGCAACAGTTGTTGATGAGATGCAAGATGCAGGGTTCAAATCGGTAAGTTGGGATGCTTCTAAAACACCGAGTGGAGTCTATTTTTATAAATTAAACGCCGATAGATATGTGGCAACAAAGAAGATGGTTCTTACCCGATAA
- the porQ gene encoding type IX secretion system protein PorQ, whose product MNRSNFKQIFHILILLVFTSVAAFGQGNTVYEFLRNEPSARVAALGGSFLMATDDPNTIFYNPAGITTLSSTKLSVGFMKHLLDINAGILSYGMELKDIGMIGAGVKYINYGDFKRTGEEGQDLGTFSAGEFAFVLGYGDKLLDNLSYGANAKFVYSSIAEVNSSGAALDFGLSYSAIPGRLHVGASVMNLGTQLDPYMNTREKLPVDVAIGAAVYPEHLPAIVFIDFHKLTESEKKFINHFKQFSVGVEFLASPNFQLRVGYNNERRQELELGQTAGMAGFSIGGGFFNDMYNIDYGFTSLGMIGAIHRINIGFRFE is encoded by the coding sequence ATGAATAGGTCAAACTTTAAGCAAATCTTTCACATTTTAATTTTGCTGGTTTTTACATCAGTGGCTGCTTTCGGGCAGGGGAATACGGTTTATGAATTTTTAAGGAACGAACCCAGTGCACGGGTAGCGGCTCTTGGTGGAAGTTTTTTGATGGCAACCGACGACCCAAATACAATATTTTATAATCCTGCCGGAATTACAACTCTCTCATCAACCAAATTATCGGTTGGATTTATGAAACATCTTCTCGATATCAACGCCGGTATTTTAAGTTACGGTATGGAATTGAAAGATATCGGTATGATTGGCGCGGGAGTAAAATATATAAACTACGGAGATTTCAAGAGAACCGGTGAAGAAGGACAAGACCTCGGTACATTCAGTGCGGGAGAATTTGCTTTTGTTCTTGGTTACGGCGATAAATTGCTGGATAATCTAAGTTATGGGGCAAACGCGAAGTTCGTATATTCATCGATTGCCGAAGTTAATTCTTCAGGCGCTGCACTCGATTTTGGTTTAAGTTATTCTGCAATTCCGGGAAGATTACATGTTGGTGCAAGTGTTATGAATCTGGGAACACAACTGGATCCATATATGAATACTAGGGAGAAATTACCTGTCGATGTTGCAATCGGTGCAGCTGTTTATCCCGAGCATCTGCCGGCTATTGTTTTTATCGATTTTCACAAACTTACAGAATCGGAAAAGAAATTTATAAATCATTTCAAACAATTTTCCGTTGGTGTTGAATTTCTTGCGAGCCCCAATTTTCAATTGAGAGTTGGATATAACAACGAGAGACGTCAGGAATTGGAACTCGGACAAACCGCAGGTATGGCAGGATTTTCAATCGGCGGTGGATTTTTTAACGATATGTATAATATCGATTATGGATTTACATCGCTCGGTATGATTGGCGCAATTCACCGTATCAACATCGGTTTTCGTTTCGAATAA